One window of Papaver somniferum cultivar HN1 chromosome 9, ASM357369v1, whole genome shotgun sequence genomic DNA carries:
- the LOC113308513 gene encoding cytochrome P450 734A6-like — MYIHVLVIILFLLLLIKVITLLYSLIWVPWRIQNHFSKQGIGGPQYRPVIGNSVELRKMIGEAQSKTVPFTHDILHRVLPHYHIWSNMYGNTYLYWFGSSPRLALSDPSMIKEVLFNSNGCFDRVKSNPLSKQLFGEGLVGLTGEKWVTHRRITSQAFTMDRVKSWVPDMVASTKGMLEKWEDNAKTDRKGDEGFEINVHTEFHNLTADIISRTAFGSCYEEGKQIFKLQEQQMHLVSLAIRSVYIPGFRFLPTKKNRTRHRLNKEIRDWLRKLIAANHDTNENSKNLLGLLMSASKNQEGQEESLGIDEVIDECKTFYFAGKETTANLLTWAVLLLALHQEWQSKARQEIDLVFGDNDFPTAENLSDLKIVGMIINETFRLYPPAVMLMRQAYKNVKLGNLDIPAGTQLFLAMTAVHHDTQIWGEDANEFNPLRFSDTRTQGAGSFFPFGLGPRVCVGQNLGMVEAKVALAMIIRRFLFTVSSSYVHAPIQFMTLQPQYGAQVIFTRI, encoded by the exons ATGTATATTCATGTTCTTGTAATCATCTTGTTCCTGCTCCTCTTAATCAAAGTGATCACCTTATTGTACTCGCTTATCTGGGTCCCTTGGAGAATCCAGAATCATTTCTCAAAACAAGGCATCGGAGGCCCTCAATACCGTCCGGTCATCGGGAACTCGGTTGAATTACGGAAAATGATTGGCGAAGCTCAATCAAAAACTGTGCCATTTACACATGATATCCTTCATAGAGTTTTACCTCACTATCATATTTGGTCTAATATGTATGGAAATACATATCTCTACTGGTTTGGTTCTTCACCAAGGTTGGCTTTATCAGATCCAAGTATGATCAAGGAAGTTTTATTCAATTCTAATGGTTGTTTTGATAGGGTCAAGTCTAACCCTTTATCCAAACAGCTCTTTGGAGAGGGACTTGTTGGATTGACAGGTGAAAAATGGGTTACACATAGAAGGATTACAAGTCAAGCCTTCACCATGGATAGAGTCAAG AGTTGGGTACCTGACATGGTAGCTAGCACGAAAGGCATGCTAGAGAAAtgggaagataatgcaaaaacaGATAGGAAAGGCGATGAGGGATTCGAGATTAACGTTCACACTGAGTTCCATAATCTAACTGCCGATATCATCTCGCGTACTGCTTTCGGTAGTTGTTACGAGGAGGGGAAACAAATATTCAAACTACAAGAACAACAAATGCACCTAGTTTCCTTGGCAATAAGAAGTGTATACATTCCTGGTTTCAG GTTTTTACCTACGAAGAAGAACAGGACGAGGCACAGATTAAATAAGGAAATTCGAGATTGGTTGCGTAAGCTAATTGCAGCCAACCATGATACGAACGAAAATTCGAAGAACCTATTGGGTTTATTGATGTCTGCCAGCAAGAATCAAGAAGGACAGGAAGAAAGTTTAGGTATTGATGAGGTTATAGACGAATGCAAGACATTTTATTTTGCAGGAAAGGAAACAACAGCAAATCTATTGACTTGGGCCGTTTTGCTTTTGGCTCTGCACCAGGAATGGCAGAGCAAGGCGCGCCAAGAAATCGACCTTGTGTTTGGAGATAATGATTTTCCAACTGCGGAAAATTTGTCTGATCTCAAGATA GTAGGAATGATCATCAACGAAACATTCAGATTATACCCACCTGCAGTGATGTTAATGAGACAAGCATACAAGAACGTTAAGCTGGGAAACCTTGACATTCCAGCGGGAACGCAGCTGTTTCTAGCAATGACAGCCGTCCACCATGACACACAGATTTGGGGTGAAGATGCGAATGAATTCAATCCACTGAGATTTTCGGATACTAGAACACAGGGGGCAggttcattttttccatttggtTTAGGACCTAGAGTTTGTGTCGGTCAGAATTTAGGTATGGTTGAAGCTAAAGTTGCATTAGCTATGATCATTCGGCGATTTTTATTCACTGTGTCGTCATCTTATGTTCATGCACCCATCCAATTTATGACTCTGCAACCTCAATATGGTGCTCAGGTTATCTTTACAAGAATTTGA
- the LOC113308536 gene encoding uncharacterized protein LOC113308536 — MAHRHMFNPPEMFEMANDQNPNLNLNQNPVHVQQPFAPFGRGGGAWENSSVVSPVPIMSGEAVNSVPHWTAAPRTNEYSASSTSMDVPRYEAVTSGPFYDPYPRPSAATNFHPVPQYYAGQPSSSNSQGHSIHGLANGIVDPVMGSGRGPFKRKIPVIPDVSERGDTSRYYNPGAGSYSDYPIYSTIQPEKPIVHPQHRPWDTTGTYPTYSGCSLSIAEGSDRNVRSRPSGNIEPNIVPALSSSNSSLHVPSAGSLVDHSVRMDIPNLNVIPAHSEWNHVHTPFAAHGRVSSSGTNSLNQGPNQFLVGGSDYNPVGFDRYHHNTSIRYPVFPPHNIQGATQAARGGGYSSFPQRAVPPNGIMPSQLNLGYWPASSVEGLNPVPESHSSRYSRTSAAMGYHNGDRSGRSRSSYDRLRSLPHDAYSHVRHVAEGYSAVDRVTAYGSRNLFDQHGDMRLDVDSMSYEELLALGERIGNVSTGLSEDLILKCLTMTVITNTEIIPEEQRCVICLDEYSKEEEVGRLRNCGHDYHVGCIKRWLSMKNACPICKAPVLADN, encoded by the exons ATGGCGCATCGGCACATGTTCAATCCACCAGAAATGTTTGAGATGGCTAATGAccaaaatccaaatctcaatctGAATCAGAATCCCGTACATGTGCAGCAGCCTTTTGCGCCTTTTG GGAGAGGTGGTGGTGCCTGGGAGAATAGTTCTGTTGTTTCTCCTGTGCCAATAATGTCTGGTGAGGCAGTAAATTCTGTACCTCACTGGACCGCAGCACCAAGGACAAACGAGTATTCCGCATCAAGTACTAGCATGGATGTACCACGTTATGAAGCGGTTACATCGGGCCCATTTTATGATCCCTACCCTCGACCATCAGCTGCCACAAACTTCCATCCAGTTCCACAATATTATGCTGGTCAGCCATCATCTTCTAATTCTCAGGGACACTCAATTCATGGACTTGCAAATGGCATTGTTGATCCTGTAATGGGCAGTGGAAGAGGGCCATTTAAAAGAAAAATCCCAGTAATACCTGATGTTTCTGAGAGAGGCGATACCAGCAGGTATTACAACCCTGGAGCTGGAAGTTATTCTGATTATCCTATTTATTCTACTATACAACCAGAGAAGCCTATTGTACATCCTCAGCATAGGCCTTGGGACACAACTGGTACATACCCCACTTACAGTGGGTGCAGTCTCTCAATTGCTGAAGGTTCTGATAGAAATGTGAGAAGCAGACCTTCTGGGAATATAGAACCAAACATAGTCCCTGCACTTTCTTCAAGCAACTCGTCACTTCATGTCCCTTCAGCTGGCAGTTTGGTAGACCATTCAGTTAGAATGGATATTCCTAACCTTAATGTTATTCCTGCGCATTCAGAATGGAACCATGTTCACACACCTTTTGCAGCTCATGGAAGAGTTTCATCGTCAG GTACAAATTCCTTGAATCAAGGACCAAATCAGTTCCTAGTGGGGGGCTCCGACTATAATCCAGTTGGGTTTGACCGTTACCACCACAATACTTCTATCAGATATCCTGTTTTTCCTCCTCACAATATCCAGGGTGCCACTCAAGCTGCAAGGGGAGGAGGTTACAGTAGCTTTCCTCAAAGAGCTGTTCCGCCAAACGGGATTATGCCAAGTCAACTGAACTTGGGGTATTGGCCAGCCTCATCTGTTGAGGGTTTGAATCCAGTGCCAGAATCTCATTCTTCAAGATATTCGAGGACATCTGCTGCCATGGGATATCATAACGGTGATAGGAGTGGGCGGTCGAGGTCATCTTATGATAGGTTGCGCTCACTGCCTCACGATGCGTATTCCCATGTTAGGCATGTTGCTGAG GGTTATTCGGCAGTTGATCGTGTGACTGCATATGGATCTCGAAACTTGTTTGATCAACATGGAGACATGAGGTTAGATGTAGACAGCATGAGTTATGAG GAACTACTTGCTTTAGGGGAAAGGATTGGTAATGTCAGCACTGGCTTGTCGGAAGATCTTATTTTGAAGTGTTTAACCATGACAGTAATTACGAATACAGAAATAATCCCAGAGGAACAACGCTGTGTTATCTGCCTG GATGAGTACAGCAAAGAGGAGGAAGTCGGGAGGTTGAGAAACTGCGGGCATGACTACCATGTAGGGTGCATAAAGAGATGGTTGTCAATGAAGAATGCTTGTCCAATATGCAAAGCTCCTGTCTTGGCAGATAATTAG